The following coding sequences lie in one Apium graveolens cultivar Ventura chromosome 3, ASM990537v1, whole genome shotgun sequence genomic window:
- the LOC141713377 gene encoding uncharacterized protein LOC141713377, with protein MNACKLMCASLLLSIIVLDRVVASPPPPCNRLECPTYSLIDSGPEGAYEIRKYTDIVLITTSPIQGEGFLQATHSGFSKLLVYILGKNDQGQRIEMAAPVVTQVSLSGSEAVYAVSFYIPKKFHANPPLPTDESLKIQRIPTTYAAVKQFKGFVSDTNVVDETNALIKSLTGTKYMAAINKSCGGDPAHNYFVGQYNAPFELFDRTNEIWLVFQM; from the exons ATGAATGCTTGCAAGTTGATGTGCGCGTCACTTCTCCTGAGCATTATAGTTTTAGACAGAGTTGTAGCGAGTCCACCACCACCTTGTAACCGTCTAGAGTGTCCGACTTACAGTCTAATTGACTCCGGACCAGAAGGCGCTTACGAAATCCGGAAATACACTGACATTGTGCTCATTACAACTTCTCCAATCCAAGGTGAAGGATTTCTTCAAGCTACACATTCCGGTTTCAGCAA GCTACTTGTATACATTCTAGGTAAAAATGACCAGGGGCAAAGAATAGAGATGGCAGCTCCAGTAGTTACCCAAGTCTCATTATCAGGATCAGAAGCAGTGTATGCTGTGAGCTTTTACATTCCCAAGAAATTTCACGCTAATCCGCCATTACCAACAGATGAAAGCCTCAAAATCCAAAGAATCCCAACAACTTATGCAGCTGTTAAGCAATTTAAAGGATTTGTATCAGACACTAATGTCGTAGATGAAACTAATGCTTTGATCAAAAGTCTTACCGGGACCAAATACATGGCAGCCATCAACAAATCTTGCGGTGGTGATCCAGCACATAATTACTTTGTTGGGCAGTATAACGCTCCGTTCGAGCTTTTTGACCGAACCAATGAAATCTGGTTGGTTTTCCAAATGTAA